The following are encoded in a window of Panicum virgatum strain AP13 chromosome 5N, P.virgatum_v5, whole genome shotgun sequence genomic DNA:
- the LOC120672236 gene encoding aspartic proteinase-like: MGQKHLLLLTCFWVLSCALLLHASSDGLLRINLNKKRLDKGALTAAKLARHETRLRRRFDGSRQSLGDSSDDIVPLDNYLDTQYFGEIGIGTPPQNFTVIFDTGSSNLWIPSSKCYFSIACYLHHRYRSVKSKTYKKNGETCTITYGSGQIAGFFSEDNVLVGSLIVKNQKFIETTRETSPTFIIGKFDGILGLGFPEISVGGAPPIWQSMKEQNLVEKDVFSFWLNRDPDASAGGELVFGGVDSKHYKGSHTYVPVTRKGYWQFDMGDLLIDGHSTGYCAGGCAAIVDSGTSLLAGPTTIIAQVNHAIGAEGIISTECKEVVREYGEMILELLIAQTSPQKVCTQIGLCVFDGTHSVSNPIESVVEKQKLGSDLFCTACEMAVVWIQNQLRENKTKELILNYANQLCERLPSPNGESTVDCHQISKMPNLAFTIADKTFTLTPEQYIVKLEQAGQTMCISGFMAFDIPPPRGPLWILGDVFMGAYHTVFDFGENKIGFAKSA; the protein is encoded by the exons ATGGGGCAGAAGCATCTTCTGTTGCTCACTTGTTTTTGGGTCCTGTCATGTGCCTTACTGCTTCATGCTTCCTCCGATGGACTGCTAAGAATCAACCTCAACAAGAAGAGACTGGACAAGGGAGCTTTGACTGCTGCGAAATTGGCTAGGCATGAGACTCGCCTTCGGAGAAGGTTTGATGGTTCTCGCCAGTCTCTTGGTGACTCAAGCGATGACATAGTTCCTTTGGACAACTACCTGGACACTCAATACTTTGGAGAGATTGGCATCGGCACGCCACCACAGAACTTCACTGTGATATTCGACACTGGAAGCTCCAACTTGTGGATTCCCTCCTCAAAATGCTATTTCTCG ATAGCATGCTACTTACACCACAGATACAGGTCAGTCAAGTCGAAGACTTACAAAAAGAACG GGGAAACTTGCACAATAACATATGGTTCTGGGCAAATTGCTGGCTTCTTCAGTGAAGACAATGTGTTGGTCGGCAGTCTTATTGTAAAAAATCAG AAGTTCATTGAGACAACCCGTGAAACCAGCCCTACCTTTATAATCGGAAAGTTTGACGGAATTCTTGGCCTTGGATTTCCTGAAATTTCTGTGGGAGGAGCACCTCCAATTTg GCAGAGCATGAAAGAGCAAAACCTGGTCGAAAAGGATGTTTTCTCGTTCTGGCTTAACCGTGATCCTGATGCATCTGCTGGAGGTGAACTTGTCTTTGGCGGTGTTGACTCAAAGCACTACAAGGGAAGCCACACATATGTCCCTGTTACTCGCAAAGGCTACTGGCAGTTTGACATGGGGGATCTTCTGATCGACGGCCACTCAACAGGTTACTGTGCTGGTGGTTGCGCTGCTATTGTGGACTCAGGGACTTCACTTCTTGCTGGCCCAACT ACCATAATAGCTCAAGTCAATCATGCAATTGGGGCTGAGGGAATCATCAGTACAGAATGCAAAGAAGTGGTGAGAGAGTATGGAGAGATGATCCTTGAGTTGCTTATAGCACAG ACTAGTCCACAAAAGGTGTGCACTCAGATCGGTCTCTGTGTATTCGATGGTACTCATTCTGTCAG CAACCCAATTGAATCAGTTGTCGAGAAACAAAAGCTAGGTTCTGATCTTTTCTGTACTGCTTGCGAGATGGCTGTTGTCTGGATACAGAATCAACTCCGAGAAAACAAGACGAAAGAGCTCATTTTGAACTATGCGAATCAG CTCTGTGAGCGCCTCCCTAGCCCCAATGGTGAATCAACCGTCGACTGCCATCAGATCTCAAAGATGCCAAATCTTGCATTCACCATAGCAGACAAGACCTTCACCTTAACACCAGAGCAG TACATTGTGAAGCTGGAGCAAGCAGGTCAAACCATGTGTATCAGTGGGTTCATGGCATTCGACATACCGCCTCCTCGTGGCCCGCTCTG GATCCTTGGGGATGTTTTCATGGGCGCGTACCACACCGTTTTCGACTTCGGCGAGAACAAGATCGGGTTCGCCAAGTCTGCCTGA